A genomic segment from Glycine soja cultivar W05 chromosome 20, ASM419377v2, whole genome shotgun sequence encodes:
- the LOC114401491 gene encoding uncharacterized protein LOC114401491, which produces MAALPPICVVGSVAWFAVVPLICFHVVEWHQPDRVLQQFGLQQPIPGCPSQPQNLHGITLKGKQDENWFHLLAPIISQWNNRAEFRVDVYLRQEGLLGFNSDYMVWYRRKTKMFVDPNNANTTTLGEVVETLQYMVSPQGRNTWTVDDLVPYVEKLAIISEEQERITEPVSHGPASECEFPAQEFHILQSSVETRGIGRRREPVEAEQYSQQMMERGHGMYYMPATFSQYPSQMYQYPFEGHHTDTSANEHSFGGVAEKQPHFSWPTMTPPQQHDAPMATPNAPFAPQWNVPGAILDMGDLLGVDLR; this is translated from the exons ATGGCAGCGTTGCCTCCAATTTGTGTGGTTGGAAGTGTAGCCTGGTTCGCGGTGGTGCCACtgatttgtttccatgttgttgagtggcaccaacccgatAGAGTTTTACAACAATTTGGATTGCAACAACCTATTCCTGGGTGTCCTTCGCAACCGCAGAATCTCCATGGCATAACgctcaaaggcaaacaagatGAGAATTGGTTCCACCTGTTGGCCCCAATTATTAGTCAGTGGAACAATCGAGCTGAGTTTAGGGTCGACGTTTATCTTCGACAGGAGGGCCTACTGGGTTTTAACTCGGACTACATGGTGTGGTATAGGCGtaaaacaaagatgtttgtcgacccaaacaatgcaaacacaactacattg GGTGAAGTTGTGGAGACTTTAcagtatatggtgtcaccacaagggaggaacacatggacagttgatgatctcgtgccttacgTGGAAAAGTTAGCGATTATATcagaagagcaagagagaatcactgagccagtgtcacatggtccagcatcagAGTGTGAATTCCCAGCACAAGAGTTTCACATTCTTCaatcaagtgttgaaactcgggGCATAGGCAGACGAAGGGAGCCTGTTGAAGCGGAAcaatattcccaacaaatgaTGGAGCGTggtcatggaatgtattacatgCCAGCAACATTTTCCCAATATCCttcacagatgtatcagtatccttttgAAGGTCATCACACTGATACTTCTGCAAACGAACATTCGTtcggtggtgttgcggaaaaacaacctcatttttcatggcccactATGACTCCTCCACAGCAACACGATGCCCCAATGgcaacacctaatgccccattTGCTCCGCAATGGAATGTACCTGGAGCAATACTTGATATGGGcgacttattaggtgttgatttgcgttAG
- the LOC114403923 gene encoding chaperonin CPN60-2, mitochondrial-like: MYRLASNLASKARIARSSSQQIGSRLSLSRNYAAKDIKFGVEARALMLKGVEELADAVKVTMGPKGRNVVIEQSFGAPKVTKDGVTVAKSIEFKDKVKNVGASLVKQVANATNDVAGDGTTCATVLTRAIFTEGCKSIAAGMNAMDLRRGISMAVDAVVTNLKSRARMISTSEEIAQVGMISANGEREIGELIAKAMEKVGKEGVITISDGKTLYNELEVVEGMKLDRGYISPYFITNDKNQKCELEDPLILIHEKKISSINAIVKVLELALKRQRPLLIIAEDVESDALATLILNKLRAGIKVCAIKAPGFGENRKAGLQDLAVLTGGALITEELGLKLEKVDLDMLGTCKKITVSKDDTVILDGAGDKKALEERCEQIRSAIENSTSDYDKEKLQERLAKLSGGVAVLKIGGASEAEVGEKKDRVTDALNATKAAVEEGIVPGGGVALLYASRELDKLQTANFGQKIGVQIIQNALKTPVLTIASNAGVEGAVVVGKLLEQENHDLGYDAAKGEYVDMVKAGIIDPLKVIRTALVDAASVSSLMTTTEAVVSELPNDNKDTPAMAGGMGGMGY, from the exons ATGTATCGCTTGGCTTCTAACCTCGCTTCCAAAGCAAG GATTGCTAGGAGTAGCAGCCAACAG ATTGGAAGTAGGCTGAGTTTGAGCAGAAACTATGCGGCTAAAGACATTAAATTTGGTGTGGAGGCTCGGGCTCTGATGCTTAAGGGTGTTGAAGAGCTTGCTGATGCTGTCAAAGTAACCATGGGTCCCAAG GGCCGTAATGTTGTGATTGAGCAAAGTTTTGGTGCCCCTAAAGTAACCAAAGATGGAGTAACTGTTGCAAAGAGCATTGAATTCAAGGATAAAGTTAAGAATGTTGGTGCCAGTCTTGTAAAGCAGGTTGCTAATGCTACTAATGATGTGGCTGGTGATG GAACCACATGTGCTACAGTCCTTACACGAGCAATATTTACTGAAGGCTGCAAATCAATCGCGGCTGGAATGAATGCAATGGACCTGAGGCGGGGTATAAGTATGGCTGTCGATGCTGTGGTCACAAATTTGAAAAGCAGAGCTAGGATGATTAGCACATCTGAAGAAATAGCGCAG GTTGGGATGATATCTGCTAATGGAGAGAGAGAAATTGGTGAGTTGATTGCAAAAGCTATGGAGAAAGTTGGCAAAGAGGGAGTAATCACAATTTCA GATGGCAAAACATTATATAATGAGTTGGAAGTTGTTGAAGGAATGAAGCTCGACAGGGGCTACATATCTCCTTATTTCATTACAAACGATAAGAACCAGAAATGT GAACTTGAAGATCCCCTTATTCTAATTCATGAGAAGAAAATCTCTAGTATAAATGCTATAGTTAAAGTCTTAGAGTTGGCTTTGAAG AGACAAAGACCTTTATTGATTATTGCCGAGGATGTGGAAAGTGATGCACTTGCAACTCTTATTCTAAATAAGCTTCGGGCCGGAATTAAG GTGTGTGCTATTAAAGCCCCTGGTTTTGGTGAAAATAGGAAGGCTGGTCTTCAAGATCTTGCAGTTCTCACAGGAGGAGCA CTTATTACTGAAGAGCTTGGCTTGAAGCTTGAAAAAGTGGATTTGGATATGCTTGGTACCTGTAAAAAA ATAACAGTTTCTAAGGATGACACTGTCATTCTTGATGGAGCGGGTGACAAGAAAGCACTTGAGGAAAGATGCGAGCAG ATTAGGTCAGCAATTGAAAACAGTACCTCAGATTATGACAAGGAAAAGTTACAGGAAAGATTAGCCAAGCTTTCTGGTGGTGTTGCAGTGCTTAAG ATTGGAGGAGCCAGTGAAGCTGAAGTTGGTGAGAAGAAGGATAGAGTGACTGATGCATTAAATGCAACTAAGGCTGCTGTAGAGGAGGGCATAGTGCCTG GTGGTGGTGTTGCTCTTCTATATGCATCGAGAGAGTTGGATAAACTTCAAACTGCTAACTTCGGTCAAAAGATTGGTGTCCAGATTATCCAAAATGCTTTAAAG ACACCTGTGCTCACTATTGCATCAAATGCGGGAGTTGAGGGTGCAGTTGTTGTTGGCAAACTATTGGAGCAGGAGAATCATGATCTAGGATATGATGCAGCCAAAG GTGAATATGTTGATATGGTTAAAGCTGGAATCATAGACCCCTTGAAGGTGATTAGGACAGCCTTGGTTGATGCAGCCAG TGTATCGTCTTTGATGACAACAACTGAAGCTGTTGTGTCTGAACTTCCAAACGATAATAAAGATACTCCAGCTATGGCTGGTGGCATGGGTGGCATGGGTTATTGA